The following is a genomic window from bacterium.
GGCGTGCTCGACGATCGCGTGGGCCTCGCGATAGCGCGCCGAGGACTCGCCAATGTATCCCATGCGGGTGATGTCCGACATGTAACCTTCGAGGCGGCCGCCCAGGTCCACCAGGACCGGTTCGCCCTCCCGCAGACTTCGGCTGCCGGAACGGTGGTGAGGGTAGGCCGAGTTCGGCCCGCTCCCGACGATCGCCGGCCCCGGCTGCGCCACCGCCTGCTCCGCGAACGCGTTTGCCACCGCGCGGGTAACTGCGAGCTCGGTGACCCCGGGACGGCAGGCCGCGAGGGCCGCATCCACGGCAATGTCGGCCGTGGCGGCCGAACGGCGCATCAGCGCGATCTCCTCGGATGTCTTGATCATGCGCACCGGCGCCATCACCTCGGCACCGGGAGCGAAGGCGCTCTTTGTCCACCGCTCCTGGAGCAGCAGCAGGAAGTCGGCCCGCATCGTGTCGCCGATACAGATGCGTACTGGATCTCCCAGCCGGCCGTGCGCCTCGCGCAGCACCGCCCCGGGTCCCTCGGCATCGGAATAGGTAAGGAAGGGCAGGTCAACGTGTCCGCGCGCTTCCCCG
Proteins encoded in this region:
- a CDS encoding Xaa-Pro peptidase family protein; this encodes MPNTDRVTRARAQMRSAGVDLLSLPPGDDMYYLLGFTPHADERPCYLFLTGDDAVFLVPELNAGEARGHVDLPFLTYSDAEGPGAVLREAHGRLGDPVRICIGDTMRADFLLLLQERWTKSAFAPGAEVMAPVRMIKTSEEIALMRRSAATADIAVDAALAACRPGVTELAVTRAVANAFAEQAVAQPGPAIVGSGPNSAYPHHRSGSRSLREGEPVLVDLGGRLEGYMSDITRMGYIGESSARYREAHAIVEHAVRAGMDAVRPGTPLSAVDRAARAVIENAGYGRQFTHRTGHGIGLTGHEPPSVTHTNDLPMQEGMMFSIEPGIYLEGEFGVRLEEIVVVTARGAERLSMLPREVRVLPA